The following proteins are encoded in a genomic region of Candidatus Eisenbacteria bacterium:
- a CDS encoding iron-sulfur cluster assembly accessory protein, which yields MVTFTERAHAKILELLAAEERRGLALRFAIDGRGPVGWQYRLGFVGPEERRDDDTVVDANGFEIYVDPHSLTRLRGAAVDFVETLMESGFKIENPNSPWTDPLAARIARILETEINPAVASHGGVVTLIDVTDGVVRLSLGGGCQGCGMAQVTLREGIEQRLREAVPEIVEIIDATDHAAGANPFFASAEKGSSPLA from the coding sequence CTCGCGGCCGAGGAACGGCGCGGCCTCGCCCTGCGCTTCGCGATCGACGGGCGCGGGCCGGTCGGCTGGCAGTACCGCCTCGGCTTCGTGGGACCCGAAGAGCGTCGCGACGACGACACCGTCGTGGACGCAAACGGTTTCGAGATCTACGTCGATCCGCACAGCCTCACGCGACTCAGAGGCGCCGCCGTCGACTTCGTCGAGACACTCATGGAGAGCGGCTTCAAGATCGAGAATCCCAACTCGCCGTGGACCGACCCGCTCGCGGCCCGCATCGCGCGCATTCTCGAGACCGAGATCAATCCTGCGGTCGCGAGCCACGGGGGCGTGGTGACGCTGATCGACGTGACCGACGGAGTGGTGCGGTTGTCGCTCGGCGGCGGCTGTCAGGGTTGCGGCATGGCGCAGGTCACGCTGCGCGAAGGCATCGAGCAGCGGCTGCGCGAAGCGGTTCCGGAGATCGTCGAAATCATCGATGCGACCGACCACGCCGCGGGGGCGAATCCGTTCTTCGCTTCCGCCGAGAAGGGGAGCTCGCCGCTCGCCTGA
- a CDS encoding DUF4900 domain-containing protein has translation MKRHEIVGPRSERGVALVTAVLFVLLAALVAGTFLATTTREQSVSSSVHVAKASLYSADAGVRTAQQMLANLGQAKMESLATLRVANGNVGPVIPAPNSVFPTGSMSISSSSDPKFTASTSIAWADSDLTDTAQVFNYRYRITSTGQFGARGVRAVETTGLLRLSAGRGTFADYLMFTDIHTTSSGTGVWFNSSTRMNGRVHTNGIFRFALQPQFTDLVSSVNAQAWYNNNGSAISLAANSNGSVDVPQFGGGFQRGAGTIALPTTSFLQQNATLGQATPSSSTGPTNAQLNMAFSGSTSGSSPADGIYPVTNGTSALVGGIYIKGNVNSMRMSVNGGGHQVYTIVQGSTTKTITINRAGPSTTIVTNSGTPVVYTGVPSGSIFCSGSISDFGGPDRADVDDPPIAGLADNNQTTITAAGDIVIQSDVLASDYDDGNSVLGIYSNGGNVRIGSSAPPNLHIDAFLMATGSNGQVTVDNYSSRSPSGDLILRGGMVSKYYGGFGTSNQSTGVRLSGYGRLFSYDRRGITPPFYPQTPAFNADVPSAQMLAWKEL, from the coding sequence ATGAAGCGTCACGAGATCGTCGGGCCCCGCAGCGAACGCGGTGTCGCGCTCGTCACAGCGGTGCTCTTCGTCTTGCTCGCGGCGCTGGTGGCCGGGACTTTTCTGGCGACCACCACGCGCGAGCAGTCCGTCAGTTCGAGCGTGCACGTCGCCAAGGCCTCGCTTTACTCGGCCGACGCGGGTGTGCGCACCGCCCAGCAGATGCTGGCCAATCTCGGCCAGGCCAAGATGGAGAGTCTGGCCACGCTCCGCGTCGCGAACGGCAATGTTGGTCCGGTGATCCCGGCGCCGAACAGCGTGTTCCCGACCGGCAGCATGTCGATTTCGTCGAGCAGCGACCCCAAGTTCACGGCCAGCACCTCGATCGCGTGGGCGGATAGCGACCTCACCGATACGGCTCAGGTCTTTAACTATCGCTACCGAATCACCTCGACCGGTCAGTTCGGTGCGCGCGGTGTGCGTGCGGTCGAGACCACGGGGCTCCTGCGCCTCTCGGCAGGTCGCGGAACGTTTGCCGACTACCTCATGTTCACCGACATCCACACCACCTCGAGCGGGACCGGCGTGTGGTTCAACTCGTCCACGCGCATGAATGGCCGCGTCCACACGAACGGCATCTTCCGCTTCGCGCTTCAGCCGCAGTTCACGGACCTGGTCTCGAGCGTCAATGCGCAGGCCTGGTACAACAACAACGGTTCTGCCATCTCGCTGGCCGCGAATTCGAATGGCAGCGTCGACGTGCCGCAATTCGGCGGCGGATTCCAGCGCGGCGCAGGCACGATCGCGCTGCCGACCACGTCGTTCCTGCAGCAGAATGCGACGCTCGGTCAGGCCACACCCAGCAGCTCGACCGGGCCCACGAACGCACAGCTCAACATGGCGTTCTCGGGATCGACCAGCGGCAGCTCGCCGGCGGATGGTATTTACCCGGTGACGAATGGAACGAGCGCCCTGGTGGGCGGTATCTACATCAAGGGCAACGTCAATTCAATGCGCATGTCGGTGAACGGTGGCGGCCATCAGGTCTACACCATCGTTCAGGGCAGCACCACCAAGACCATCACGATCAATCGCGCGGGTCCGAGCACCACGATCGTCACGAACAGCGGCACGCCGGTCGTCTACACCGGGGTTCCGAGCGGCTCGATCTTCTGCAGCGGCTCGATCAGCGACTTCGGCGGCCCGGACCGTGCCGACGTCGATGACCCGCCGATCGCGGGTCTCGCCGACAACAATCAGACCACCATCACCGCGGCCGGCGACATCGTGATTCAGTCCGACGTCCTCGCGAGCGACTACGACGACGGCAACTCGGTGCTGGGCATCTATTCGAACGGCGGCAACGTGAGAATCGGATCCAGCGCTCCTCCGAATCTGCACATCGACGCATTCCTGATGGCGACCGGAAGCAATGGGCAGGTGACGGTCGACAACTACTCGAGCCGCAGCCCGAGCGGAGATCTCATCCTGCGAGGCGGCATGGTCTCCAAGTACTACGGCGGATTCGGAACCTCGAACCAGAGCACCGGCGTCCGGCTGTCCGGCTACGGGCGACTCTTCAGCTATGACCGTCGCGGCATCACGCCTCCGTTCTACCCGCAGACGCCTGCATTCAACGCGGACGTGCCGTCAGCGCAGATGCTGGCCTGGAAGGAGCTGTAG